Proteins co-encoded in one Brassica oleracea var. oleracea cultivar TO1000 chromosome C4, BOL, whole genome shotgun sequence genomic window:
- the LOC106341326 gene encoding VQ motif-containing protein 18-like, with protein sequence MVKESMEVTQYRQSFNEGSSSRVSMNKNSQVISKIKPKIRIIHIFAPEIIKTDVKNFRSLVQSLTGKPTAAEAKADKKRAKPKIPTSQEPVYGEPQPVNRLTGFTGLVANGGSHQVKEEWGSGDHKRASNTNTYFDLDGLIQDVGEDYFSSFPMRTSSASQVEGFIFNNNHNTNNNFDTKGHNSS encoded by the coding sequence ATGGTGAAGGAATCCATGGAGGTTACACAATATCGTCAAAGTTTTAATGAAGGTTCGAGTTCTAGGGTTTCCATGAACAAGAACTCACAAGTAATATCCAAGATCAAGCCCAAGATTCGCATCATTCACATATTCGCACCGGAGATCATCAAGACTGACGTTAAGAACTTTCGTTCACTTGTCCAGAGTCTAACCGGAAAACCCACAGCCGCAGAAGCCAAAGCCGATAAAAAGAGAGCCAAACCGAAAATTCCAACGTCTCAAGAACCGGTTTACGGAGAGCCTCAGCCGGTTAACAGGCTTACAGGTTTCACAGGTTTAGTAGCAAACGGAGGCAGCCATCAGGTGAAAGAAGAATGGGGATCTGGTGATCATAAGCGTGCTTCCAACACAAACACTTACTTTGATCTAGATGGTTTGATTCAAGATGTAGGAGAAGATTACTTCTCTTCGTTTCCCATGAGAACTTCTTCTGCTTCACAAGTCGAAGGTTTCATCTTCAACAACAACCACAACACCAACAACAACTTCGATACAAAGGGTCATAATTCTTCATAA